A genomic stretch from Nocardia wallacei includes:
- a CDS encoding cytochrome P450: MPGTCPVQGSPIDSDGPRTLLDTPEFAADPHGFYRTMRDRFGSMVPIELSPGVPATLVIGYRTALEILNDPEHFPADPRHWQDSVPEDCPVRPMLQWYPNALRNAGSTHARYRQAYVAAIDGIDLHALHSTVESIAVPLINTFCEKGSADLLSQYAFPLVFEALNRMVGCSADIGQRVATGMAALFDTVNAAWGMQHLSEALMELIQLRRAEPGDDVTSRLAHHSAKLTDEEMLYNLISFYGAGIEPVQNLISNTLLLMLTDDRFGGGVLGGSMSTRDALDEVLFNDPPMANFSVTYPRQPILIDNVWLPANQPVVISLAGCNNDPSIAGGDRTGNRSHLAWSAGPHACPARSVAYLIAQDAIDQLLDALPELELSGSRADISWRPGPFHRAMAALPVSFPPAPPLNLA; the protein is encoded by the coding sequence ATGCCCGGAACATGTCCGGTCCAGGGGTCTCCCATCGATTCCGACGGCCCGCGCACGCTGCTCGACACCCCCGAGTTCGCTGCGGATCCACACGGTTTCTACCGCACCATGCGCGACCGCTTCGGCTCGATGGTGCCCATCGAGCTGTCCCCGGGAGTGCCCGCGACGCTGGTCATCGGCTACCGCACGGCACTGGAGATCCTCAACGATCCAGAGCATTTCCCGGCCGATCCGCGGCACTGGCAGGACTCCGTGCCGGAGGACTGCCCCGTGCGGCCGATGCTGCAGTGGTATCCCAACGCGCTGCGCAACGCCGGGTCTACGCACGCCCGCTACCGGCAGGCCTACGTCGCCGCCATCGACGGCATCGACCTGCACGCGCTGCATTCGACGGTGGAATCGATCGCGGTCCCGCTGATCAACACCTTCTGCGAGAAGGGCTCGGCGGATCTGTTGTCGCAGTACGCGTTTCCGCTGGTGTTCGAGGCGCTCAACCGCATGGTCGGCTGTTCGGCCGATATCGGCCAGCGCGTCGCCACCGGGATGGCGGCGCTGTTCGACACGGTCAACGCGGCCTGGGGCATGCAGCACCTGTCGGAGGCGCTGATGGAGCTGATCCAGCTGCGCCGTGCCGAACCCGGCGACGACGTGACCTCGCGCCTGGCCCACCACTCGGCCAAGCTCACCGACGAGGAGATGCTCTACAACCTGATCAGCTTCTACGGCGCGGGCATCGAGCCCGTGCAGAACCTGATCAGCAACACGCTGCTGCTGATGCTGACCGACGACCGATTCGGCGGCGGCGTGCTCGGCGGCAGTATGTCCACTCGCGATGCGCTGGACGAGGTGCTGTTCAACGACCCGCCGATGGCGAATTTCTCCGTCACCTATCCGCGCCAGCCGATCCTGATCGACAACGTGTGGCTCCCCGCGAATCAGCCGGTGGTGATCAGCCTGGCCGGGTGCAACAACGATCCGTCGATCGCCGGCGGCGACCGCACCGGCAACCGCTCCCACCTGGCGTGGAGCGCGGGCCCGCACGCCTGCCCGGCGCGCTCGGTGGCCTACCTGATCGCGCAGGACGCGATCGACCAGCTGCTGGACGCCCTGCCGGAGCTGGAACTGTCCGGCTCGCGCGCCGACATCAGCTGGCGGCCGGGCCCGTTCCACCGCGCCATGGCGGCGTTACCGGTCAGCTTT
- the recD gene encoding exodeoxyribonuclease V subunit alpha, producing the protein MTAIQLAQRATGLLRTFNTAGVLSAADIHVAVRLGRLGREDSELVLLAAALAVRAVRSGSVCLELRRMHEIGVDAEGFDTGNPDVVDPATLPWPEVDAVLAALRISPLVAGSAAGPLRPLRLVEHEGAGPLLYLDRYYRQEQTIRRALTERAAGHPLVDPETIRRQLDRLFPDSAGPGDPPDRQRVAAALAATHWTTVVAGGPGTGKTHTIARILALLVAHQQAVPGAPALRIALAAPTGKAAARLQESVREQAGDLELPDLTAATLHRLLGWQRGGATRFRHHEFNRLPYDIIVVDETSMVSLTMMSRLLPAVRPDTRLVLVGDPDQLASVDAGAVLADLVAGPVVGAPNPVLEEILGSPAADHPDALSVRERDRLRGGIVRLTRGRRFGGRIAALAVAVRAGDAETALALLADGGDEVSLRAPDDTADVRADVVRAARESTAAAERGDAAGALVAMESHRLLCAHRQGQFGVERWDRLAAGWVAAAGIGTEPGAGQWFPGQPLLVTANDHEARIYNGDTGVIVRGADGSLRAALQRGTEPYLVHPTQFPGVTTVYAMTIHRSQGSQYGTVSVVLPGPESTLLTRELLYTAITRSRHRVRIIGTEEAIRAGIARRVLRASGLRA; encoded by the coding sequence GTGACGGCGATTCAGTTGGCGCAGCGGGCGACCGGGCTGTTGCGCACCTTCAACACGGCCGGGGTGCTGTCCGCCGCCGACATCCACGTGGCCGTGCGGCTGGGCCGGTTGGGGCGCGAGGATTCGGAGCTGGTGCTGCTGGCGGCGGCACTCGCGGTGCGCGCGGTGCGGTCCGGGTCGGTGTGCCTGGAACTGCGGCGTATGCACGAGATCGGCGTGGACGCTGAGGGTTTCGACACCGGTAATCCGGATGTCGTGGATCCCGCGACGCTGCCGTGGCCGGAGGTGGACGCGGTGCTGGCCGCGTTGCGAATCAGCCCGCTGGTGGCGGGCAGCGCGGCCGGGCCGCTGCGCCCGCTGCGGCTGGTCGAGCACGAGGGCGCGGGCCCGCTGCTGTATCTGGACCGCTACTACCGGCAGGAGCAGACCATCCGCCGCGCGCTGACCGAGCGCGCGGCCGGGCATCCGCTGGTCGACCCGGAAACGATTCGGCGGCAACTGGATCGGCTGTTCCCCGACTCCGCGGGCCCCGGTGATCCGCCGGACCGCCAGCGCGTGGCCGCGGCGCTGGCCGCCACCCACTGGACCACCGTCGTGGCCGGTGGCCCCGGTACCGGCAAGACCCACACCATCGCCCGCATCCTGGCCCTGCTGGTGGCGCACCAGCAGGCCGTTCCGGGCGCCCCGGCGCTGCGGATCGCGCTGGCCGCGCCGACCGGCAAGGCCGCCGCGCGCCTGCAGGAATCGGTGCGGGAGCAGGCGGGCGACCTGGAACTGCCGGACCTGACCGCCGCCACCCTGCACCGCCTGCTGGGCTGGCAGCGCGGCGGCGCCACCCGCTTCCGCCATCACGAATTCAACCGGCTGCCCTACGACATCATCGTCGTCGACGAGACCTCGATGGTGTCGCTGACCATGATGAGCCGCCTGCTGCCCGCGGTGCGCCCCGACACGCGGCTGGTGCTGGTCGGCGACCCGGACCAGCTCGCCTCGGTGGACGCCGGCGCGGTTCTCGCCGATCTGGTGGCGGGGCCGGTCGTCGGCGCGCCGAACCCGGTGCTCGAGGAGATCCTCGGCAGCCCGGCCGCCGACCATCCCGACGCGCTGTCGGTGCGCGAGCGGGATCGCTTGCGCGGCGGCATCGTTCGGCTCACCCGCGGCCGCCGCTTCGGCGGTCGGATCGCGGCGCTGGCGGTGGCGGTGCGGGCGGGCGACGCGGAGACGGCGCTGGCGCTGCTGGCCGACGGCGGCGACGAGGTGTCGCTGCGGGCCCCCGACGACACCGCGGACGTGCGCGCCGATGTCGTGCGCGCCGCGCGCGAATCGACCGCGGCCGCCGAACGCGGTGACGCCGCGGGCGCGCTGGTGGCGATGGAATCGCATCGGCTGCTGTGCGCGCACCGGCAGGGACAGTTCGGCGTGGAGCGCTGGGACCGGCTGGCCGCGGGCTGGGTCGCGGCCGCGGGCATCGGGACTGAACCCGGTGCGGGGCAATGGTTTCCGGGGCAGCCGCTACTGGTCACCGCGAACGATCACGAGGCGCGCATCTACAACGGCGATACCGGCGTCATCGTGCGCGGTGCCGACGGGTCGCTGCGCGCGGCACTGCAGCGCGGCACCGAGCCCTATCTGGTGCACCCCACCCAGTTCCCGGGCGTCACCACGGTCTACGCCATGACCATCCACCGCAGCCAGGGCAGCCAGTACGGCACGGTCTCGGTGGTGCTACCGGGCCCGGAGTCGACCCTGCTCACTCGTGAATTGCTCTACACCGCCATCACCCGCTCGCGCCATCGGGTCCGGATCATCGGCACCGAGGAGGCCATCCGGGCGGGCATCGCGCGCCGGGTGCTGCGCGCCAGCGGTTTACGCGCTTGA